One Sparus aurata chromosome 5, fSpaAur1.1, whole genome shotgun sequence genomic window carries:
- the LOC115581614 gene encoding uncharacterized protein LOC115581614 translates to MAGSLTIPLTLPQWDGGSRKIRFIHLVDQTSFRLTDCPNKSSVVPLFLGADLFSNTDIRTENHPRHHAKFAKKGLATKIHFSSEFRFHGLKVPTVSNSLWFYSVQGLFRIAFEMYSKQEQLAVLENFQDVWKSQINGSPLKTSYSLSVQLDFAIPSSLHDTEASNETPSQPLHCQAGRESVDVYGSDRSADHDYCSFSKQSLHSENHQLVVSKVRQKLQSLDDKLSSVTLSSSGLETVLLLLENVDRCINGNLEEKDVTEAVLALLKAKDWGCVYSSNLLSCVGRWLGQQFHAANSSISRRVEGFKVHHIERISDLPPAEELATELFPEAMQTLLLHWMGLSEESTLEKRHSEFPILLLILEFANHNLITGVAHVLYSSLICK, encoded by the exons ATGGCAGGTAGCTTAACTATCCCGTTAACTTTACCGCAGTGGGACGGGGGCTCACGCAAAATTCGCTTTATCCATTTGGTGGATCAGACATCGTTCAGGCTGACAGACTGTCCCAACAAG AGTTCAGTGGTTCCTCTCTTTTTAGGAGCTGATCTCTTCTCCAATACCGACATCCGTACAGAGAACCATCCCAGACATCACGCAAAGTTTGCCAAGAAAGGACTggcaacaaaaatacatttttcctcAG AATTTAGGTTCCATGGGTTGAAGGTACCTACTGTCAGTAACAGCCTCTGGTTCTACAGTGTTCAAGGACTTTTTCGAATAGCCTTTGAAATGTACAGTAAGCAAGAGCAGCTTGCTGTGCTTGAGAACTTCCAG GATGTTTGGAAATCACAGATAAATGGCAGCCCTCTGAAGACGAGTTACAGCCTCAGTGTGCAGCTTGACTTTGCTATACCCAGCAGCTTGCATGACACAGAAGCAAGCAACGAAACCCCATCACAACCTCTGCATTGCCAGGCTGGCAGAGAATCGGTGGATGTATATGGCAGTGACAGATCAGCAGATCATGACTATTGTTCTTTTTCTAAGCAGAGCTTGCATAGTGAGAACCACCAACTGGTGGTATCCAAAGTAAGACAGAAATTGCAAAGCTTGGATGACAAACTCTCTTCTGTGACTCTCAGCTCCTCAGGACTTGAGACTGTATTGCTACTTTTGGAGAACGTTGATCGGTGCATAAATGGGAATCTAGAAGAAAAGGATGTGACAGAAGCTGTACTAGCCCTGCTAAAGGCCAAAGACTGGGGCTGTGTGTATTCCAGTAACCTGCTTAGCTGTGTAGGACGTTGGCTCGGCCAGCAGTTTCATGCAGCCAACAGCAGCATCAGCCGGAGGGTGGAGGGCTTCAAAGTTCATCATATTGAGAGAATTAGTGACTTGCCACCTGCTGAGGAACTAGCCACAGAGCTGTTCCCAGAAGCAATGCAAACACTGCTGCTTCATTGGATGGGTTTAAGTGAAGAGTCCACCctggagaagagacacagcgAGTTCCCAATCCTGCTCCTTATCCTTGAGTTTGCCAACCACAACCTTATCACTGGTGTGGCTCATGTACTATACTCAAGTCttatatgtaaataa
- the rsrc2 gene encoding arginine/serine-rich coiled-coil protein 2 isoform X1 gives MSASDNDSDDLTRTGSPVHHRKKHSMESSRSPRSSKHHHSRSRSRSRDRKRDRKYRRSRSRSKEARKRDSQKPSKSHRKTDEQQEPERLSAEHGEERSRRKDRRPSKGRSLSRSHSRERRHHSKSKDKRRSRSRSRDRKKKARSRSGSRTKHRHHSRSRSKSRDRKKRSEKVRRKSRSRSVNPPAFRGRNTAMDAQEALARRLERAKKLQEQKEKEMFEKQQQQQQEIAAVAAPIAAAAAAAAAASSNPGLNVAALLASGTQVTPQIAMAAQMAALQAKTLAETGIAVPSYYNPSSVNPMKFAEQEKKRKMLWQGKKEGDKSQTAELWEKLNFGNKDQNVKFRKLMGIKGEDEAEAAKPINDEGMKTLQKQEEMFRNLDVQYEMARSQTHTQRGMGLGFSSSFSRGMDSI, from the exons ATGTCG GCAAGTGACAATGACTCCGATGATTTGACCAGAACAGGCTCTCCAgttcatcacagaaaaaaacacagcatggaGTCATCCAGATCTCCAAGAAGCTCCAAACACCACCATTCACGGTCAAGGTCACGCTCCAGGGACCGAAAAC GTGACAGAAAATACAGACGGAGTCGAAGCAGGAGCAAAGAG GCACGAAAGAGAGATTCTCAGAAGCCATccaaatcacacagaaaaacagatgagCAGCAAGAGCCAGAGAGACTTTCAGCAGAGCATGGAGAGGAGCGATCCAGACGCAAAGACAGGAGGCCCTCCAAGGGAAGGAGCTTGTCTAGGTCACACTCACGAGAGAG GCGACATCACAGCAAAAGTAAGGACAAACGGAGATCACGATCGCGCAGCCGGGACAGAAAGAAGAAGGCCAGGTCTCGCTCAGGTTCAAGGACCAAACACCGTCATCATAGCAGAAGTCGCAGTAAAAGCAG AGATCGAAAGAAAAGGAGTGAGAAAGTGCGCAGAAAGAGTCGAAGCAGGTCTGTTAATCCACCTGCCTTCCGGGGCCGAAACACAGCTATGGATGCACAAGAGGCCCTGGCCAGAAG GCTGGAGAGAGCCAAGAAACTgcaggagcagaaggagaaggaaatgtttgagaaacagcagcagcaacagcaggagATAGCTGCAG TGGCGGCCCCTAtcgcagcagctgctgctgctgcagcagcagcctcctcaAACCCTGGACTCAATGTGGCAGCCCTCCTGGCCTCTGGGACGCAGGTCACGCCTCAGATTGCTATGGCAGCACAGATGGCGGCCCTCCAAGCAAAAACACTGGCAGAGACTGGTATTGCTGTGCCCAGCTACTATAACCCATCTTCTGTAAACCCCATGAAGTTCGCggagcaggaaaaaaagaggaaaatgctatggcagggaaagaaagaagga gacaagtcCCAGACAGCTGAGTTGTGGGAGAAGCTAAACTTTGGAAACAAGGACCAAAATGTTAAATTTCGCAAACTAATGGGTATTAAA GGAGAGGATGAGGCTGAAGCTGCCAAACCAATTAACGATGAAGGTATGAAGACTCTTCAAAAGCAGGAGGAGATGTTTAGGAACCTTGATGTTCAGTACGAGATGGCACGGTCTCAGACACACACCCAGAGAGGAATGGGCCTCGGCttctcctcctcattctccCGTGGAATGGATTCTATCTAG
- the rsrc2 gene encoding arginine/serine-rich coiled-coil protein 2 isoform X2 gives MSASDNDSDDLTRTGSPVHHRKKHSMESSRSPRSSKHHHSRSRSRSRDRKRDRKYRRSRSRSKEARKRDSQKPSKSHRKTDEQQEPERLSAEHGEERSRRKDRRPSKGRSLSRSHSRERRHHSKSKDKRRSRSRSRDRKKKARSRSGSRTKHRHHSRSRSKSRDRKKRSEKVRRKSRSRLERAKKLQEQKEKEMFEKQQQQQQEIAAVAAPIAAAAAAAAAASSNPGLNVAALLASGTQVTPQIAMAAQMAALQAKTLAETGIAVPSYYNPSSVNPMKFAEQEKKRKMLWQGKKEGDKSQTAELWEKLNFGNKDQNVKFRKLMGIKGEDEAEAAKPINDEGMKTLQKQEEMFRNLDVQYEMARSQTHTQRGMGLGFSSSFSRGMDSI, from the exons ATGTCG GCAAGTGACAATGACTCCGATGATTTGACCAGAACAGGCTCTCCAgttcatcacagaaaaaaacacagcatggaGTCATCCAGATCTCCAAGAAGCTCCAAACACCACCATTCACGGTCAAGGTCACGCTCCAGGGACCGAAAAC GTGACAGAAAATACAGACGGAGTCGAAGCAGGAGCAAAGAG GCACGAAAGAGAGATTCTCAGAAGCCATccaaatcacacagaaaaacagatgagCAGCAAGAGCCAGAGAGACTTTCAGCAGAGCATGGAGAGGAGCGATCCAGACGCAAAGACAGGAGGCCCTCCAAGGGAAGGAGCTTGTCTAGGTCACACTCACGAGAGAG GCGACATCACAGCAAAAGTAAGGACAAACGGAGATCACGATCGCGCAGCCGGGACAGAAAGAAGAAGGCCAGGTCTCGCTCAGGTTCAAGGACCAAACACCGTCATCATAGCAGAAGTCGCAGTAAAAGCAG AGATCGAAAGAAAAGGAGTGAGAAAGTGCGCAGAAAGAGTCGAAGCAG GCTGGAGAGAGCCAAGAAACTgcaggagcagaaggagaaggaaatgtttgagaaacagcagcagcaacagcaggagATAGCTGCAG TGGCGGCCCCTAtcgcagcagctgctgctgctgcagcagcagcctcctcaAACCCTGGACTCAATGTGGCAGCCCTCCTGGCCTCTGGGACGCAGGTCACGCCTCAGATTGCTATGGCAGCACAGATGGCGGCCCTCCAAGCAAAAACACTGGCAGAGACTGGTATTGCTGTGCCCAGCTACTATAACCCATCTTCTGTAAACCCCATGAAGTTCGCggagcaggaaaaaaagaggaaaatgctatggcagggaaagaaagaagga gacaagtcCCAGACAGCTGAGTTGTGGGAGAAGCTAAACTTTGGAAACAAGGACCAAAATGTTAAATTTCGCAAACTAATGGGTATTAAA GGAGAGGATGAGGCTGAAGCTGCCAAACCAATTAACGATGAAGGTATGAAGACTCTTCAAAAGCAGGAGGAGATGTTTAGGAACCTTGATGTTCAGTACGAGATGGCACGGTCTCAGACACACACCCAGAGAGGAATGGGCCTCGGCttctcctcctcattctccCGTGGAATGGATTCTATCTAG